In Selenomonas sp. TAMA-11512, a genomic segment contains:
- a CDS encoding cytochrome b/b6 domain-containing protein has protein sequence MSMVVNKSYVKRHTMSFVVAHWVNAISFFVLFITGLPLFSPSFHFLYEIFGDANFQIIHRVFAVIFIVNPIIGIFLARKGYWIMMTEPLKFGKRDMDFLAKFPLDLLGMNPKVEKQTYYNGGEKLNIALQIIFWGVLVVSGAILWFGAGVIDNSIRTWFIPIHACAAALGMAMALGHIYLAVGVNPDSVHGMVDGTIKAKYAEHHHGKWIEDCIESGEVSEEEMEEAVKNY, from the coding sequence ATGAGCATGGTCGTCAATAAAAGCTACGTCAAGAGACACACGATGTCTTTCGTTGTCGCTCACTGGGTCAACGCGATCAGCTTTTTTGTCCTCTTCATCACGGGGTTGCCGCTGTTCTCCCCGTCCTTCCACTTCCTCTATGAAATCTTCGGCGATGCGAACTTTCAGATCATCCATCGCGTCTTTGCCGTCATCTTCATCGTGAACCCGATCATCGGCATCTTCCTGGCAAGGAAAGGCTATTGGATCATGATGACAGAGCCGCTGAAATTCGGCAAGCGCGACATGGACTTCCTGGCGAAGTTCCCGCTCGACCTCCTCGGCATGAACCCGAAGGTCGAGAAGCAGACCTACTACAACGGCGGTGAGAAGCTGAACATCGCTCTCCAGATCATCTTCTGGGGCGTGCTCGTCGTCTCCGGCGCGATTCTTTGGTTCGGCGCCGGCGTCATTGACAATTCCATCCGCACGTGGTTCATCCCCATTCACGCCTGCGCGGCCGCCTTGGGCATGGCGATGGCGCTGGGGCACATCTACCTCGCTGTCGGCGTCAACCCCGATTCCGTCCACGGCATGGTCGACGGTACAATCAAGGCGAAGTATGCCGAGCATCACCACGGCAAGTGGATCGAAGACTGCATCGAAAGCGGCGAAGTCTCCGAGGAAGAGATGGAAGAAGCCGTCAAAAATTATTGA
- a CDS encoding citrate synthase gives MDHDINLAQFYGKSLNFTNIPREWYPKYNVKRGLRNEDKTGVLIGLTRIADVVGYKLDEEGKKVDAEGELYYRGVNIMDMASQGDGGYLYEEASFLLLFGYLPRRETLEKYCQGLKDDYELPDGFIETHLLDHPSKNLMNQLQRLILALYNYDEDPDATDPYRTLLKGINIMAKLPSLACYALTAKNHYYGRDSLVLHYPSPSYSTAENILSMLRLDGKFTKEEAHLLDVMLFLHADHGGGTNSTFANVVVSSTDTDIYSALASSIGSLKGPRHGGANVRVAQMMKKVIDRIGIDAEEKEIESAIEELLRGGLDNPSKLVYGIGHAVYTISDPRAEIIRREVGALAREKGEGRKFDFYVRFEDTAKRYLSKKKGINMSSNVDFYSGFAYELLGIPQDFYTPLFVLARTVGWIAHNVEHKLYDNRIVRPASKYVGELNDYVPRSLR, from the coding sequence ATGGATCATGATATCAACCTTGCCCAATTTTACGGAAAATCCCTGAACTTCACGAACATCCCGCGCGAGTGGTACCCTAAGTACAACGTTAAGCGCGGACTTCGAAACGAAGACAAGACGGGCGTCCTCATCGGACTCACCCGCATAGCGGACGTTGTCGGCTATAAGCTCGATGAAGAGGGAAAGAAGGTTGACGCGGAGGGCGAGCTCTACTACCGCGGCGTCAACATCATGGACATGGCATCGCAGGGAGACGGCGGATATCTCTACGAAGAGGCGAGCTTTCTGCTGCTCTTCGGATATCTTCCGCGTAGGGAGACGCTGGAGAAGTACTGTCAGGGTCTGAAGGACGATTATGAGCTGCCGGACGGCTTCATCGAGACACATCTCCTTGACCATCCGAGTAAGAATCTGATGAACCAGCTCCAACGCCTGATCCTTGCCCTTTACAACTACGATGAAGATCCGGATGCAACCGACCCTTACAGGACGCTCCTCAAGGGCATCAACATCATGGCAAAACTCCCTTCGCTTGCTTGCTACGCGCTGACGGCAAAGAACCACTACTACGGGCGTGACAGCCTTGTGCTCCACTATCCGAGCCCGTCGTATTCGACGGCGGAGAACATCCTGTCCATGCTTCGCCTCGACGGAAAGTTCACGAAGGAAGAGGCCCATTTGCTGGATGTCATGCTGTTCCTGCATGCCGATCATGGCGGCGGTACGAACTCGACATTCGCGAATGTCGTCGTCTCCTCGACGGATACGGATATCTACTCGGCGCTCGCGAGTTCGATCGGATCTCTGAAGGGCCCGCGTCATGGCGGCGCGAACGTCCGCGTTGCGCAGATGATGAAGAAGGTCATTGACCGCATCGGCATTGACGCCGAGGAAAAGGAGATTGAGAGCGCCATTGAAGAGCTCCTGCGCGGCGGCCTTGATAACCCGTCGAAGCTCGTCTACGGCATCGGACACGCTGTCTACACGATCTCCGATCCGCGTGCGGAGATCATACGCCGCGAGGTCGGTGCGCTTGCCCGCGAGAAGGGCGAGGGCAGGAAGTTCGATTTCTACGTGCGCTTTGAGGATACGGCAAAGCGGTATCTGTCGAAAAAGAAGGGCATCAACATGTCCTCAAACGTCGACTTCTATTCGGGCTTCGCCTATGAACTTCTCGGCATTCCGCAGGATTTTTACACGCCGCTCTTCGTGCTTGCGCGCACGGTCGGCTGGATTGCGCATAATGTCGAGCACAAGCTCTACGACAACCGCATCGTCCGCCCCGCGTCGAAGTACGTCGGCGAGCTCAATGATTACGTGCCGCGCTCGCTGCGATGA
- a CDS encoding isocitrate/isopropylmalate family dehydrogenase yields MSVKTKTITVFRGDGIGPEITAAVLRILQAAKAPLDYEVFDVGAAVYEKSGAFIPDDAFASFEKNKVMLKSPITTPIGGGFRSLNVTLRTKYDLYANIRPAKSNAAVRTPFPNVDIVTFRENTEDLYIGEEEKIDDDTVHAVKRITRRASRRIIRDAFEYAKVHGRRKVTCVHKANILKQSDGLFLSVFHEIAGEYPGIEADDKIVDAVCMHLVMHPETFDVLVMPNLYGDIVSDLTSGLIGGLGLLPSANIGDGYAMFEAVHGSAPDIAGKGIANPTAFLWSACMMLEYIEENEIAAKIRKAVDETLPNTSVLTPDLGGKGTTETYVNEVIAKL; encoded by the coding sequence ATGTCTGTTAAAACGAAAACAATCACTGTGTTTCGCGGTGACGGCATAGGGCCCGAGATTACTGCTGCCGTTCTCCGGATACTGCAAGCCGCCAAGGCGCCTTTGGACTATGAGGTGTTCGATGTCGGGGCGGCGGTGTACGAGAAGAGCGGTGCATTTATACCGGACGACGCGTTCGCCTCGTTTGAGAAGAACAAGGTCATGCTCAAGTCGCCCATCACGACACCGATTGGCGGCGGCTTCCGCAGCCTGAATGTCACGCTGCGAACGAAGTACGATCTCTATGCGAATATCCGTCCGGCGAAATCCAATGCCGCTGTCCGGACGCCGTTCCCCAACGTCGATATCGTGACGTTCCGTGAGAATACGGAAGACCTTTACATCGGCGAAGAGGAGAAGATCGACGACGACACCGTACACGCCGTCAAGCGCATCACGCGCAGGGCGTCGCGACGCATCATCCGCGACGCGTTCGAGTACGCGAAGGTGCACGGGCGCAGGAAAGTCACCTGCGTGCACAAGGCGAATATCCTGAAGCAGAGCGACGGGCTTTTTCTCTCCGTCTTCCATGAGATCGCGGGGGAATATCCCGGCATCGAGGCGGATGATAAGATTGTCGACGCTGTATGCATGCACCTCGTCATGCATCCGGAGACATTTGATGTGCTCGTCATGCCGAACCTCTACGGCGACATCGTCTCCGATCTCACGAGCGGCCTCATCGGCGGACTCGGCCTCCTGCCCTCCGCGAACATCGGCGACGGATATGCGATGTTTGAGGCGGTACACGGCTCTGCCCCCGATATCGCGGGCAAGGGGATCGCCAATCCGACCGCCTTCCTCTGGTCGGCATGCATGATGCTCGAGTATATCGAGGAGAATGAGATCGCGGCGAAGATTCGAAAAGCCGTCGACGAGACGCTCCCGAATACGAGTGTCCTGACCCCGGACCTCGGGGGCAAGGGGACGACGGAGACATATGTGAATGAAGTCATAGCGAAGCTTTGA
- the pfkB gene encoding 1-phosphofructokinase, producing MIYTVTFNPSLDYILRLDALNAGEINRAVYENILPGGKGINVSIVLGNLGHESRALGFIAGFTGEALEKLAGSHGVRTDFIRLSDGFSRINVKIKAKEETELNGQGPVIDRAAQDALFAKLDALQSGDTLVLAGSIPNTLPDDIYERIMEHLAGRNIRIIVDATKKLLLNVLPYRPWLIKPNNHELGEMFHTTLESDADIINHAKKLQEMGAQNILISMAGEGALFLGADGTTYKSPAPKGVLVNSVGAGDSMVAGFIAGHADSKGDFEVAFFTGVATGSASAFSEDLATKKEVDALLRQLGR from the coding sequence ATGATATATACCGTGACCTTCAATCCTTCACTGGACTACATCCTGCGCCTCGACGCGCTCAACGCCGGCGAGATCAACCGCGCCGTCTACGAGAACATCCTGCCGGGCGGCAAGGGCATCAATGTCTCTATCGTCCTGGGCAACCTCGGACATGAGAGCCGTGCTCTCGGCTTTATTGCGGGCTTTACGGGCGAGGCTCTCGAAAAACTCGCGGGCTCCCACGGCGTCAGAACGGACTTCATCCGCCTGTCGGACGGCTTCTCCCGCATCAATGTTAAAATCAAGGCAAAGGAGGAGACGGAGCTCAACGGACAGGGCCCCGTCATCGACAGGGCGGCGCAGGACGCGCTCTTTGCCAAGCTGGACGCACTGCAATCCGGCGACACGCTCGTGCTTGCCGGCTCCATACCGAACACGCTTCCCGACGACATCTACGAACGCATCATGGAGCATCTTGCGGGACGTAATATCCGCATCATTGTCGACGCTACAAAGAAGCTCCTCCTCAACGTCCTCCCCTATCGCCCGTGGCTCATAAAGCCCAATAATCACGAGCTCGGAGAGATGTTCCACACCACGCTTGAAAGCGATGCGGACATCATCAACCACGCGAAAAAGCTCCAGGAGATGGGAGCACAGAATATCCTGATCTCTATGGCGGGCGAGGGCGCGCTCTTCCTGGGGGCGGACGGCACGACGTACAAGAGCCCCGCGCCGAAGGGCGTACTCGTCAATTCCGTCGGCGCCGGCGATTCGATGGTCGCCGGATTCATCGCCGGCCACGCGGACTCGAAGGGGGACTTTGAAGTGGCATTCTTCACGGGCGTCGCCACGGGATCCGCATCCGCCTTCTCGGAAGATCTCGCCACAAAAAAAGAAGTGGACGCCCTCCTGCGGCAGCTTGGAAGATAG
- a CDS encoding methyl-accepting chemotaxis protein — protein MNLKPKMMLGIGVPLVIVFIIMGIVIDRLATDGLSSAAETSVYETSEHYANAINTMIRSSRMAVRGVAVNWNEEMPEGDALHRQLVELAKLDGVSGVYIGRPDGTYDASMELPAGWDPRTRGWYKDAAADPSKEVISDAYLSAAKGEPVITISRAIQKDGELVAVMGVNISLSAVHDMLKDVKVGETGSIFVLGASSEYIFHQKYTLKDERVAEMEGGKYKELAGKLMQGKPVSFVYNFEGLETYYAAAPVGKSGWTAVVRLPVEEANAAATHMTYALLAVCIVAIIVLLGITYYFLNSATTPISKLADVAARVAGGDLSTKIPQSTRTDEIGVLQNNNAKMLETMRSMVESTAKAAEQVSASSQELTASANQTAQASQSAAEAVVNIAEQCADQMQIVEGAEGIVSNMNESMQRALKAAEHATDAANSTQEATQDGIRVLNSVVEGVESLARGAVKVDEAVQMLYDGSKSIADINEVITDIAGQTKLLALNAAIEAARAGEQGRGFAVVADEVRKLAEQSESAASEISGVIQKNSSEIRQAFDLTKEQQAEVEKNVAQVKSAGEKFDRIAELVTSLSTEIHTLGEISAQGQQACDETVAEVGKIKDVSHSVQQRATDVSAVSEEQAASTEEIAAASHTLADLAQGLQDGVHKFKL, from the coding sequence ATGAATCTGAAACCGAAAATGATGCTCGGCATCGGCGTGCCGCTCGTCATCGTCTTCATCATCATGGGCATCGTCATCGACCGCTTGGCGACGGACGGGCTCAGCAGCGCGGCGGAAACGAGCGTATACGAGACGAGTGAGCACTATGCAAACGCAATCAATACCATGATTCGTTCCAGCCGCATGGCTGTCCGCGGCGTGGCGGTCAACTGGAATGAAGAGATGCCGGAAGGCGATGCGCTGCATCGCCAGCTTGTCGAGCTGGCAAAGCTGGACGGCGTTTCGGGCGTCTACATCGGCAGACCGGACGGCACATACGACGCGAGTATGGAGCTGCCCGCCGGATGGGATCCGCGGACACGCGGCTGGTACAAGGATGCTGCTGCCGACCCGTCGAAAGAAGTCATTTCGGACGCTTATCTCTCGGCCGCGAAAGGCGAGCCTGTCATCACGATCAGCCGCGCCATTCAAAAGGACGGTGAGCTCGTCGCGGTCATGGGTGTCAATATTTCCCTTTCGGCTGTCCATGATATGCTGAAGGATGTGAAGGTCGGCGAAACGGGCTCCATCTTCGTCCTCGGCGCCTCCTCGGAGTATATCTTCCATCAGAAGTATACGTTGAAGGATGAGAGAGTTGCTGAGATGGAGGGCGGAAAGTACAAGGAGCTCGCGGGCAAGCTCATGCAGGGCAAGCCGGTCTCCTTTGTATATAACTTTGAAGGGCTGGAGACATATTACGCAGCGGCGCCTGTCGGCAAGTCCGGATGGACGGCTGTCGTGCGCCTGCCGGTAGAGGAAGCCAACGCGGCGGCGACGCACATGACGTACGCGCTGCTTGCCGTCTGCATCGTCGCGATCATCGTCCTCCTAGGCATCACCTACTACTTCCTGAACTCTGCGACGACGCCGATCTCCAAGCTGGCAGACGTCGCGGCGCGCGTCGCGGGCGGCGATCTCTCCACGAAGATACCGCAGAGCACGCGCACCGATGAAATCGGCGTCCTGCAGAACAACAACGCGAAGATGCTGGAGACGATGCGCAGCATGGTCGAAAGCACCGCAAAGGCAGCGGAGCAAGTCTCCGCGTCATCGCAGGAGCTGACGGCGAGCGCGAACCAGACGGCGCAGGCATCGCAGTCCGCCGCCGAAGCCGTCGTCAACATTGCGGAGCAGTGCGCGGACCAGATGCAGATCGTCGAGGGCGCGGAAGGAATCGTCAGCAACATGAACGAGTCCATGCAGCGCGCATTGAAGGCCGCCGAGCATGCGACGGATGCGGCGAACAGCACGCAGGAGGCGACGCAGGACGGCATCCGTGTGCTGAACTCCGTCGTCGAGGGCGTCGAGAGTCTTGCACGCGGCGCAGTCAAGGTGGACGAGGCGGTGCAGATGCTCTACGACGGGTCGAAGAGCATCGCCGATATCAACGAAGTCATCACAGATATCGCAGGACAGACGAAGCTCCTCGCGCTGAACGCAGCCATCGAGGCGGCGCGCGCCGGCGAGCAGGGCAGAGGCTTTGCCGTCGTGGCCGACGAAGTCCGCAAGCTCGCCGAGCAGTCCGAGAGTGCTGCGTCCGAGATCAGCGGCGTGATTCAGAAGAACAGCAGCGAGATTCGTCAGGCGTTCGACCTGACGAAAGAGCAGCAGGCCGAGGTGGAGAAGAACGTCGCGCAGGTCAAGTCGGCGGGCGAGAAGTTCGATCGTATCGCCGAGCTTGTGACGAGTCTGTCGACCGAGATTCATACGCTCGGCGAGATCAGCGCGCAGGGACAGCAGGCGTGCGACGAAACCGTCGCCGAGGTCGGGAAGATCAAAGACGTCTCGCACAGCGTCCAGCAGAGGGCGACCGACGTCAGCGCCGTCAGCGAAGAGCAGGCGGCGTCGACCGAGGAGATCGCGGCGGCGAGCCATACGCTTGCCGATCTCGCGCAGGGCCTCCAGGACGGCGTGCACAAGTTTAAGCTTTAA
- a CDS encoding YitT family protein — protein sequence MLLKKFIFLNIGAIITAIGLEVFLIPNNIIDGGVVGLSIMAHAITSQPLGVFLVLLNIPFVYLGMKQINKAFALRTIVAIILLSFWSAYFVPFQAVTDDLFLDAIFGGIITGCGVGVIMRNGACFDGTEIVAIILDRRSVFSVGEVVMFINLFILSSAGLLFGWDRAMYSLVAYFVIAKMIDIVVKGLDESYAVMIVTAAADEVNKALTEGLGRGVTIIYGAGGYTGADRKILYSVVTRLEIDKMKEIILDIDENAFITVNAVHDIVGGRLKKRSGH from the coding sequence ATGCTGCTGAAGAAATTTATCTTCCTCAACATCGGCGCGATCATCACCGCGATCGGCCTCGAGGTATTCCTGATACCGAACAACATCATCGACGGCGGCGTCGTCGGCCTTTCCATCATGGCGCACGCGATCACGTCACAGCCGTTGGGCGTGTTCCTCGTGCTCCTGAACATCCCGTTTGTCTACCTGGGAATGAAGCAGATCAACAAGGCTTTTGCCCTGAGAACCATCGTCGCCATCATCCTCCTGTCATTCTGGTCGGCGTACTTCGTCCCGTTCCAGGCGGTCACGGATGACCTGTTCCTGGACGCTATCTTCGGCGGCATCATCACGGGCTGCGGTGTCGGCGTCATCATGCGAAACGGCGCCTGCTTCGACGGCACGGAGATTGTCGCCATCATTCTCGACCGCCGCTCGGTGTTCTCCGTCGGCGAAGTCGTCATGTTCATCAATCTCTTCATTCTCTCGAGTGCGGGCCTTCTCTTCGGATGGGACCGCGCGATGTACTCGCTCGTCGCCTACTTCGTCATCGCCAAGATGATCGATATCGTCGTCAAGGGGCTCGACGAGTCGTACGCCGTCATGATTGTCACGGCTGCGGCGGATGAGGTCAACAAAGCGCTGACGGAAGGGCTTGGCCGCGGCGTCACCATCATCTACGGCGCGGGCGGCTACACGGGAGCGGACCGCAAGATCCTCTACTCCGTCGTCACGCGTCTGGAGATCGACAAGATGAAAGAGATTATCCTCGATATCGATGAAAACGCATTTATCACCGTCAATGCCGTCCACGATATCGTCGGCGGACGGCTGAAAAAGCGCAGCGGGCATTGA
- the tnpA gene encoding IS200/IS605 family transposase: MQDVKSLSHSKWRCKYHIVFAPKYRRQVIYKQIKTDVGKILRDLCERKGVEILAAECCPDHIHMLVSIPPHMSVSSFMGYLKSSLMIFDRHANLKYKYGNRHFWCRGYYVDTVGKYETAIKEYIKNPLQEDIMADQLSLKEFVDPFTGSKREKGK, translated from the coding sequence ATGCAAGACGTAAAAAGTTTATCACATAGTAAATGGAGATGTAAATATCATATAGTATTTGCTCCCAAATATCGACGACAGGTGATATACAAACAGATTAAGACGGATGTAGGAAAAATTTTGAGGGATTTATGTGAACGTAAAGGAGTAGAAATTTTAGCCGCGGAGTGTTGCCCGGACCATATCCATATGCTGGTAAGTATACCACCCCATATGAGTGTGTCGAGCTTTATGGGATACTTGAAGAGCAGTTTGATGATTTTTGATCGGCATGCGAATTTGAAGTATAAGTACGGGAATCGGCACTTTTGGTGTAGAGGGTACTATGTGGATACGGTAGGGAAATATGAAACTGCAATTAAAGAGTATATAAAGAATCCGTTGCAGGAAGATATTATGGCAGATCAACTAAGTCTGAAGGAGTTTGTTGACCCGTTTACGGGCAGCAAGAGAGAGAAAGGCAAATAA
- a CDS encoding NifB/NifX family molybdenum-iron cluster-binding protein — protein sequence MKIALPNENASICSHFGKAPQFSFYEVEDGSIRSNSIVNTAAEGHDARADFLSANAVDLLICGGIGQHATDALKAKGIEVVNGAKGDIDEAVRAYLAGTLETNPDTAGSCTHKHGHGHEHH from the coding sequence ATGAAAATCGCATTGCCCAATGAAAACGCATCGATCTGCAGCCACTTCGGCAAGGCTCCGCAGTTCAGCTTCTACGAGGTCGAGGACGGGAGCATCCGCTCGAACTCGATCGTCAATACGGCCGCCGAGGGGCATGACGCCCGCGCGGACTTCCTGTCCGCGAACGCCGTCGACCTGCTCATCTGCGGCGGCATCGGACAGCATGCCACGGACGCCCTCAAAGCGAAGGGCATCGAAGTCGTCAACGGCGCCAAGGGCGACATCGACGAGGCTGTCCGCGCCTATCTCGCCGGCACGCTCGAGACGAATCCGGATACTGCCGGCAGCTGTACGCACAAGCACGGCCACGGGCACGAGCACCATTGA
- a CDS encoding asparaginase has product MTERKLRSRIRVLTTGGTIAGRANDASDSTNYTAGSLTGADLLAACPALNDIAELEIEEIAATDSKDMTLPLALDLACRVRALDESFMNAESDAPVGIVITHGTDTMEETAFLIALTTSPHLPVILTGAMRPSTAYSADGVRNLLDAVILADNMDMIAYGPLLVMNGKISMAGKARKGATTSTAAFSTQAIGEIIDPHVFIDRAFERDYETPPVFDAAVLKLLLEKKGLPRVPILYAYQGDDGALVDAAVAQGAKGIVYAGFGNGALSAAAEKAVLRAVGAGIPVLRATRESSGIVTPRALDERLGTLPGISWSPAQLRVFLTLASLMDYTREDMKRFLGI; this is encoded by the coding sequence TTGACAGAACGCAAACTGCGCTCCCGCATCCGCGTCCTCACGACAGGCGGGACGATCGCGGGACGCGCGAACGATGCCTCCGACTCGACGAACTACACCGCCGGCTCGCTCACAGGCGCCGACCTTCTCGCCGCCTGCCCCGCGCTCAATGATATCGCGGAGCTCGAGATCGAGGAGATCGCCGCGACGGACAGCAAGGACATGACGCTTCCTCTTGCGCTCGACCTCGCCTGCCGCGTCCGCGCGCTTGACGAGTCCTTCATGAACGCGGAGAGCGACGCGCCGGTCGGCATCGTCATCACGCACGGCACGGACACGATGGAGGAGACGGCTTTTCTCATCGCGCTTACGACATCGCCGCATCTGCCCGTCATCCTCACGGGCGCGATGCGCCCCTCGACCGCTTACAGCGCGGACGGGGTGCGCAATCTTCTCGACGCGGTCATCCTCGCGGACAACATGGATATGATCGCCTACGGTCCGCTGCTCGTCATGAACGGCAAGATCTCGATGGCAGGAAAGGCGCGCAAGGGCGCGACGACTTCGACGGCGGCATTTTCCACGCAGGCAATCGGCGAGATCATCGATCCGCACGTCTTCATCGATCGGGCGTTTGAGCGCGATTACGAAACGCCGCCCGTCTTCGATGCCGCTGTGCTGAAGCTGCTCCTCGAGAAAAAGGGGCTCCCCCGCGTCCCCATCCTCTACGCGTACCAGGGCGATGACGGCGCGCTCGTCGATGCCGCCGTCGCGCAGGGCGCAAAGGGCATCGTCTATGCGGGCTTCGGCAATGGCGCACTGTCCGCTGCGGCAGAGAAGGCCGTCCTCCGCGCTGTCGGGGCGGGCATCCCCGTCCTCCGAGCCACGCGAGAGTCCTCCGGCATCGTCACGCCGAGAGCCCTCGATGAACGGCTCGGCACGCTGCCCGGAATCAGCTGGTCCCCCGCGCAGCTTCGCGTCTTTCTCACACTGGCGTCGCTGATGGACTATACGCGGGAAGATATGAAGAGATTTTTAGGAATATGA
- a CDS encoding metalloregulator ArsR/SmtB family transcription factor: MTRTHAHFCSHTPAALGEEHSHDVTNLPELPDQTTIELVSAAMKQLGDPTRLHIFWLLCHYEECVINIAGYMKMSSPAVSHHLRLLKESGLLTSRRVGKEMYYRAADTALVDSLHHAIESVGEVSCPPSVRDT, translated from the coding sequence ATGACACGCACGCATGCTCATTTTTGCTCTCACACGCCGGCAGCGCTCGGTGAAGAGCACAGTCACGATGTGACGAATCTCCCCGAGCTTCCCGATCAGACGACGATCGAGCTCGTATCGGCGGCGATGAAGCAGCTCGGCGATCCGACCCGCCTGCACATCTTCTGGCTTCTCTGTCACTACGAGGAGTGCGTCATCAACATCGCCGGCTATATGAAGATGTCCTCGCCCGCCGTCAGTCACCATCTGCGGCTCCTCAAAGAGAGCGGTCTTCTCACAAGCCGCCGCGTGGGCAAGGAGATGTACTATCGGGCGGCGGACACGGCGCTCGTCGATTCCCTGCACCACGCCATAGAATCCGTCGGCGAAGTCTCCTGCCCGCCGAGCGTCCGCGACACTTAA